TGCCCATTGTTGAAACAGCCCAGGACAGGTTGGCCATAGAGGTCATGCGAGGCTGTACCCAGGGGTGTCGTTTCTGTCATGCTGGAATGGTATATCGACCCATTCGCGAGCGCAAACCGGAAGAACTCATCGAGACAACCAAGACAACGCTGGCCAACACGGGACAAAAAAACATGTCATTGCTATCGCTTTCAACCAGTGACTATACAGGTCTCAGCGAAGTGGTAGAGGGCATGAAACCCTATCTCAGAGAAAACCGGGTGTCGGTTTCCTTTCCATCAATGCGTCTGGATACGTTCACAAAAGAGATTGCATCAATTGCTTCTGAGGAGCGAAAATCAGGTCTAACCTTTGCCCCTGAAGCCGGTACCTGGCGGATGCGACGGGTTATAAACAAGCTGATCAGTGATGAAGATTTATTCTCCTCAGTCCAGATCGCTCTGGATGGTGGCTGGAAGACACTCAAATTCTATTTTATGCTGGGTCTACCAACTGAAACACAGGCTGATTTGCAGGGTATAGTTGACCTCATCAATGATGTACGGAAAATGGCAAACCCCTATGGCAGGATTAAAATCAATGTGACTTTGTCTACGTTTATTCCCAAACCGGAAACACCCTTCCAGTGGGAAGCACAGGACAGCAAAGAAGTCATTCGCGAAAAAATTGATTTCCTTATGGATAATCTGAAGCACAAAAATGTGCGTGCTTCCTACCGGGACCCTAAATACTCCGAGATCGAAGGTGTGTTGTCCCGGGGAGATCGTAAGGTTTCGCTTGCTATATATGAAGCATGGAAGGAAGGCGCCCGCTTTGACAGCTGGGGTGATTACTTCCGCCATGATCGCTGGATGAAAGCCTTCGAAACAGCGGGTATCCAGTATGAGGATTATCTGAAGGCGCGTGATGACCAGGACATCTTGCCCTGGGATCTGGTGGATAATGGTATTCTGAAAAAATTCCTCAGACGGGAAAAACAAAAAGCCTACCAGGAAGCAACCGTCATTGACTGCCGTGATGGCTGTCTGGCCTGTGGTGTTTGCGATTTCGATGAACTAATCATGCGGGTTGTTAAAGATGGCACAGTAGGTGAGTCAACCATCAAACCAGAACCCTATGTCGCCCCTGAAAGAGAACCCCTGCCTGAGTTGCTCAACACCACGCCTGTGCATACTGCTCGTCTGAGATATTCAAAAACAGGGATGGCAAGCTATCTGGGTCATCTTGATGTTCAGAACTCCTTTATGCGGGCCATTAGCCTGGCGAACCTCCCCGTGATTTTTTCCCAGGGCTTTAATAGCCGACCCAAGATATCCAGTGGACCGGCTCTACCACTCGGCTATACCTCTGAAGCTGAATACATGGATATTCTGCTTTTCCATAAGGTCGACTCCATAATAGAGGACCTGAATAAACACTTACCCGCTGGAGTTGCTGTGCGTGAAGTGGCGTGGCACAAAGGTCGAATTGACTCTGTTACCGCTCAGATTGGGTCCATAAAACAAAGAGTTGAACTGGAAGATATCCCCTCTGAAATGTCACTGGAGAGTTTGAAACAAAACTTTGAACAGAAGAAAAATGTGTATATTAAACGCGAGCGAAAACAGCGCATAATATCCCTGGATATAAAAGTATATATCCAGTCTATTGAAATAAAGGGTAATAGCCTTGAGGTTATCACTCTGGTCCAAAACGGGAAGGGAATCCGATTAAACGAATTTCTCCCCGCGTTTTTTGAAGTTCCGATCGAACAACTACCAATCCACACGGTTAAAAGAGAAGCTGTTTTCATGAACTTCACGGCGTGATTGGTATGACGATCGGTGAGTACCGTTGTAAAAAGAACCTGAGCAGATCCACACCTCCCGTCTGTATAGCGGTTTATCCATGTTTGTCTCTTTGAGACAACCCCGGCAGCCTAAAAACATTGAGGTCTAGATCGGTGGGATATTCTGAATTCTGTTTATTGAAGGATTACTGCCAGGTCATTACGTTCCCGCTTACATAAAAAATCAACCTGAGCATGGGGAACGCTTTTTACGACTGCAAAACAGGTGATCATCTTTGGATGCACCTGATTTAATAGCAGATCATAAGACTGCTAAAACCAGAATTGGTAAAAGAATTTAATCGATTCCTAAGAATATTTCCGAATCGATAGTGCGCAAGATCCGATAGAACAGGACAAAAAGAGTCCGCTCAAGCAGAGTAAGCGCAGAAAAAATTTTGTGAAAGGTTCATTCAAGGAGAATGAATGACCTCCCCGTTGAGAGCAAATGCCTCAACCTTCTTCTTTTACCGGTTCAATTCATATCTAAGGAATTGAAATGAAGAAGGATATCTTTATAAACCAAACGCATAAGGAAACACGGATTGCCATCCATGAGGATGACGTTCTGGTTGAACTTTATGTTGAAAAACCTGAAAACATTAGAATTGTTGGCAATATCTACAAGGGTGTTGTGGAGAATGTTTTGCCTGGAATGCAGGCTGCCTTTGTTGATATCGGGATCGGAGCCAATTCGTTTTTACCCTTTTCAGAAGTTGAGGGTGAATCCTTTCTTCTGGATCATGATGACGATGATGATGACGATGACAAGCCCCAAAGAGGCAACCGTGGTCGATCAAGAAACCAGAATCATCGCCACGATCATAGAAGACCCAATGCGCCAAAATTAAAGACGGGACAACAGATTCTGGTCCAGGTCATCAAAGAACCATATATGGGCAAGGGCGCCAGAGTGACGACCAACATTTCTTTACCAGGTCGATTTCTGGTATTGGTGCCCAACTCAAACTCAATTGGTATCTCCCGTAAAATTTACAATAATTATGAACGCCGTCGATTACGTCGAAGCTGTCAGGAAATGAAACCTGATGGATTTGGTTTAATTGCCAGAACCGTCACTGAAGGCAAAGATGATGAAACCCTGGGCGCCGATTTAAACAATCTCATGGACTCCTACAAACGCATGGAGAAGGTTGTTAAAAGCAAACCAGGTCCCGTACTTGTTTATAAGGATATGGAGACCGTTTCCAGTCTTATTCGTGATCTTTTTACCAATGATGTACAGCGCGTGGTCGCGGACAATAAGGGGATGTATAAGCAAATCAGCAGTTATCTCAAAGGTGCTGCTCCACAATTGCTTGATCGCCTCATTCATTACAATAAAAAATTACCCATGTTTGATGCCTACAATGTCCAGAAGGGTATTGATATATCAATGTCTCGGAAAGTGGGTTTGAAGAGTGGGGCCTCAATCGTCATTGAGCAAACCGAAGCCCTGGTGTCCATCGATGTAAACTCTGGAAAATTCATTGGTCGCAAAGACCATGAAGCCAATGCCGTGAAAATAAACCTGGAAGCAGCCCGGGCAATTGCCCAACAATTACGTCTGCGAGATTTGGGTGGTTTGATTGTTATTGATTTTATTGATATGTCCCGCGAGGATAATAAAAAGAAAGTCTATTACGAACTCCGTCGTGAACTTCGTAAAGATAGAGCCAAGGTAGCCGTGAGCTACATTTCGGATTTTGGTCTTCTGGAAATGACCCGTCAACGTATTCGTCTCAGCTTATTGCTATCAGCAACTGAGGAATGTCCAGTCTGCAAAGGACGCGGTCGCATTATGTCAAAGGCTGCCCTCACGACTCAGATTGAAGGCTGGTTCCGTCGTTTTCATTCCAAAAAACGAGAATTCAGACTTCAACTGGTTGTCAATCCCGAACTGGCAAAATTTTTAAGATCTGGTCGTAAAAATGTGGTACGCTCCATTCAGTGGCAGCATTTTATCAAAGTCGAAGTTGTGGAAGATGAATCCAAAAATATGGATGAATTTCGGGTGATCAGTAAGAAACAAGGCAAGGATATCACGGACGATTATTGAGATCGTTCTGAGGAGGCACCATGAGTAAAGCTGAGAAACTGGCAAAAGAGATTTTTAGTGATCAGGATTTGCAGGATATATCTGCGGCAATAAATACTTTTGAGGGTCGCACGAGTGGTGAGATTGTCATTAGTTTCAATACGACCTCTCACGGTCAACCCTACAAATCTGCTAAACGAATATTCGAAAAAGCCAAACTTCATGAGACCAAAGAGCGCAATGCCACCTTGATCGTTCTTTTTCTTTCTGAACAAAAATTCGCCGTCTATGGTGATGTGGGTATCTACGAAAAGGTTCCCACAGATTTTTGGGAAGAAACTGTTGAAGAGATGAAAACTCAATTTGCCCAGGGAAACATGCGTGAAGGTTTGTTGGCTGGAATTCATAAACTGGGTGAAAATCTTGCTAGCTATTTCCCCGTTTCTAAAGATGATGTCAACGAATTAGATGATGATATCAAGTTTGGTGACAGTGATGAGTGAAGCCTGTAAACTGACCCATGTTTTTAAGCGTGATGGGACGTATGTCCCATACTCCCGTCAACGTATAAGCAATGCCATCTATAGAGCCGCTGTAGCAGTTGGTGGTCGTGACAAGGACAAGGCAGCAGACCTGGCTTTGAAAGTCGAAGGGATCATCTGTGAGAACTATT
The Candidatus Neomarinimicrobiota bacterium genome window above contains:
- a CDS encoding TIGR03960 family B12-binding radical SAM protein, with product MQPKEIEHILHTRILSKVSKPGRYLGNEHNIITKDWDKIQASIALAFPDVYDTAMPYNGFQILYHILNREKDIAAERVYAPWPDMEGLMREHGLPMYSLETKHHLKDFDIIGFSLPYDLLYTNILTMLDLADIPIWTKDRGDDDPFVIAGGTNAYNPEPVADFFDLVFIGDAEAQVVELVRRIGEGRRANRSRREILEDLATMPEGVYVPAFYDFESDQDGKLVAITKNFEGAPDRVKSAKIPILEASNYPTKPVVPIVETAQDRLAIEVMRGCTQGCRFCHAGMVYRPIRERKPEELIETTKTTLANTGQKNMSLLSLSTSDYTGLSEVVEGMKPYLRENRVSVSFPSMRLDTFTKEIASIASEERKSGLTFAPEAGTWRMRRVINKLISDEDLFSSVQIALDGGWKTLKFYFMLGLPTETQADLQGIVDLINDVRKMANPYGRIKINVTLSTFIPKPETPFQWEAQDSKEVIREKIDFLMDNLKHKNVRASYRDPKYSEIEGVLSRGDRKVSLAIYEAWKEGARFDSWGDYFRHDRWMKAFETAGIQYEDYLKARDDQDILPWDLVDNGILKKFLRREKQKAYQEATVIDCRDGCLACGVCDFDELIMRVVKDGTVGESTIKPEPYVAPEREPLPELLNTTPVHTARLRYSKTGMASYLGHLDVQNSFMRAISLANLPVIFSQGFNSRPKISSGPALPLGYTSEAEYMDILLFHKVDSIIEDLNKHLPAGVAVREVAWHKGRIDSVTAQIGSIKQRVELEDIPSEMSLESLKQNFEQKKNVYIKRERKQRIISLDIKVYIQSIEIKGNSLEVITLVQNGKGIRLNEFLPAFFEVPIEQLPIHTVKREAVFMNFTA
- a CDS encoding TPM domain-containing protein; translation: MSKAEKLAKEIFSDQDLQDISAAINTFEGRTSGEIVISFNTTSHGQPYKSAKRIFEKAKLHETKERNATLIVLFLSEQKFAVYGDVGIYEKVPTDFWEETVEEMKTQFAQGNMREGLLAGIHKLGENLASYFPVSKDDVNELDDDIKFGDSDE
- a CDS encoding Rne/Rng family ribonuclease, producing the protein MKKDIFINQTHKETRIAIHEDDVLVELYVEKPENIRIVGNIYKGVVENVLPGMQAAFVDIGIGANSFLPFSEVEGESFLLDHDDDDDDDDKPQRGNRGRSRNQNHRHDHRRPNAPKLKTGQQILVQVIKEPYMGKGARVTTNISLPGRFLVLVPNSNSIGISRKIYNNYERRRLRRSCQEMKPDGFGLIARTVTEGKDDETLGADLNNLMDSYKRMEKVVKSKPGPVLVYKDMETVSSLIRDLFTNDVQRVVADNKGMYKQISSYLKGAAPQLLDRLIHYNKKLPMFDAYNVQKGIDISMSRKVGLKSGASIVIEQTEALVSIDVNSGKFIGRKDHEANAVKINLEAARAIAQQLRLRDLGGLIVIDFIDMSREDNKKKVYYELRRELRKDRAKVAVSYISDFGLLEMTRQRIRLSLLLSATEECPVCKGRGRIMSKAALTTQIEGWFRRFHSKKREFRLQLVVNPELAKFLRSGRKNVVRSIQWQHFIKVEVVEDESKNMDEFRVISKKQGKDITDDY